A single Perognathus longimembris pacificus isolate PPM17 chromosome 17, ASM2315922v1, whole genome shotgun sequence DNA region contains:
- the LOC125365611 gene encoding olfactory receptor 1P1-like — protein MAGENQSSSFEFLLWGLSERPEQQHLLFLLFLWMYAITVAGNLLIVLAIGADTRLHTPMYFFLASLSCADILFTSTTVPKALANIHTHSRSISYAGCLVQLYFFLTFGDMDIFLLATMAYDRFVAICHPLHYMTIMSRGRCVLMVTSCWALTNLVAMTHTFLIFRLSFCSKKIIPDFFCDLEPLMKVSCSDTHVNELVLLFLGGAVILIPFLLILVSYICITFAVLRVPSAQGRLKAFSTCGSHLAVVTLFFGTVIRAYLCPSSSSSNSVVEDTAAAVMYTVVTPLLNPFIYSLRNKDMKGALLRLLGGKISFS, from the coding sequence ATGGCAGGAGAGAAtcagagcagtagctttgagttCCTCCTCTGGGGGCTGTCAGAGCGCCCAGAGCAGCAGCACCTTCTCTTCCTGCTGTTCCTGTGGATGTACGCCATCACGGTGGCCGGGAATCTGCTCATTGTCCTGGCCATCGGCGCAGACACCCGTCTCCAcactcccatgtacttcttccttgcCAGCCTGTCCTGCGCGGACATCCTGTTCACCTCCAccacagtgcccaaggccctggcGAACATCCACACCCACAGCAGGTCCATCTCCTACGCAGGATGTCTGGTGCAGCTCTACTTCTTCTTGACCTTCGGGGACATGGACATCTTTCTCCTGGCCacaatggcctatgaccgctttGTGGCCATTTGTCACCCTCTCCACTACATGACCATCATGAGCCGGGGGCGCTGTGTGCTCATGGTGACTTCCTGCTGGGCCCTTACAAATCTTGTTGCCATGACCCACACATTCCTCATCTTCCGGCTCTCCTTCTGCTCCAAGAAGATCATTCCCGATTTCTTCTGTGACCTGGAGCCCTTGATGAAGGTCTCTTGCTCTGACACCCATGTCAATGAGCTCGTGCTTCTCTTCTTGGGAGGGGCGGTCATCTTAATCCCCTTCTTGCTCATCTTGGTTTCTTATATCTGCATTACTTTCGCCGTGCTCCGAGTCCCTTCTGCACAGGGAAGGCTCAAGGCCTTCTCgacctgtggctcccacctggcCGTGGTTACCCTGTTCTTCGGGACGGTGATCAGGGCCTATCTGTGtccttcatcctcttcctccaaCTCCGTGGTGGAGGACACAGCTGCTGCTGTCATGTACACCGTGGTGACGCCTCTGCTCAACCCCTTCATTTACAGCCTGCGGAACAAAGACATGAAAGGGGCACTGCTCAGACTGCTTGGGGGCAAAATCTCTTTCTCCTAA
- the LOC125365829 gene encoding olfactory receptor 1D2, whose amino-acid sequence MLQKSQEMDGGNQSGDSGFLLVGISEIPEQQSILFWAFVSMYLVTVVGNALIILAIASDSRLYTPMYFFLANLSFTDLFFVTNTIPKMLVNLQSQNKAISYAGCLTQLYFLVSLVALDNLILAVMAYDRYVAICRPLHYTTTMSPKLCVSLLALCWVLSVLYGLIHTLLMTRVVFCGVQKIHYIFCEMYVLLRLACSNTQVNHMVLIVTGCFVFLIPLGFMITSYVWIIRAILRIPSSSNKYKAFSTCASHLAVVSLFYGTLCMVYLQPLHTYSMKDSVATVMYAVVTPMMNPFIYSLRNKDMHGALGRLLRKPCQGLIKG is encoded by the coding sequence ATGTTGCAGAAGAGTCAGGAAATGGATGGTGGCAACCAGAGTGGGGACTCTGGCTTCCTCCTGGTGGGGATTTCAGAGATTCCCGAGCAGCAGTCCATCCTCTTTTGGGCCTTCGTGTCCATGTACCTGGTCACCGTGGTGGGGAACGCGCTCATCATCCTGGCCATAGCCTCTGACTCCCGACTGTACacgcccatgtacttcttcctggcCAACCTCTCCTTCACCGACCTCTTCTTCGTCACCAACACCATCCCCAAGATGCTGGTGAACCTTCAGTCCCAGAACAAAGCCATCTCCTACGCAGGGTGTCTGACGCAGCTCTACTTCCTGGTCTCCTTAGTGGCCCTGGACAACCTCATCCTGGCAGTGATGGCCTACGACCGCTACGTGGCCATCTGTCGCCCCCTCCACTACACCACCACCATGAGCCCTAAGCTCTGTGTCTCCCTCCTCGCCCTGTGCTGGGTCTTGTCTGTCCTCTACGGCCTCATCCACACCCTCCTCATGACCAGGGTGGTCTTCTGTGGAGTGCAGAAAATCCACTACATCTTCTGTGAGATGTATGTCCTGTTGAGGCTTGCATGTTCCAACACCCAGGTCAACCACATGGTGCTGATTGTCACGGGCTGCTTCGTCTTCCTCATTCCCTTAGGGTTCATGATCACGTCTTATGTGTGGATTATTAGAGCCATCCTCAGAATCCCCTCATCCTCTAACAAGTACaaagccttctccacctgtgcCTCCCACTTGGCTGTGGTCTCTCTCTTCTATGGGACACTGTGTATGGTGTATCTGCAGCCCCTCCATACCTATTCCATGAAGGATTCAGTGGCCACGGTGATGTATGCTGTGGTGACCCCCATGATGAATCCTTtcatctacagcctgaggaacaagGACATGCACGGGGCACTGGGAAGACTTTTGAGGAAACCCTGTCAGGGACTCATAAAGGGGTAA